A single Sporohalobacter salinus DNA region contains:
- a CDS encoding efflux RND transporter permease subunit: MKFSDFSVDRPIAITMFVLLTILIGAVSFTELGVQLLPELDLPFIVVQTQYNGATPEEIEDSITEPLEENVATVEGLDTISSTSKENTSTIILEFDWDINVDNAKSDVRDKIDMVKDALPDGADEPVIMQFDPANQAIVKVALSGTNLTYLKDLVEDKFESQLETISGVASVSIKGGLDREIQIRVDQEKLNGYGLTLDDISSGIKSSNLDMSVGEVNDGVKELTLKGQGEFNSVEEIRNVQLLTANGRKINLSDVAVVKDTHDEIEHYSYLNRKRSITLGIKKQNDANTVEVANAVNKRIEELKQKVPQNIEVKVISDSSEFIKDSISSVQQNFMVGGVLAVIILFLFLRNVRTTVVISTAIPISVIATLGMMYFGDLSLNNLTLGGLSLGIGMLLDNSVVVLENIYRHLHEGLGRIKAAKKGASEVGMAIFASTMTTVIVFLPMVFVDGIAGVIFTPMSKTVAFSLLASLLVALTFIPMLSSKLLQVDIEEKKEETKQDVITEKYKSVLRWCLKYRYLVAGSLIVLLVLFAFGLTKGFIPLQTEFMPKSDRGKVNVYFELPQGTRLEKTNQFLIKAKDTIDGIPEINDISSEVGSNSNSYEGEIEVDLIDLDKRERGVTKVAEIIRTKLNNLAGAKINVVPQTSMMGQQGKGGSAISINVQGPELDTLLKLAKEIETKVQNIEGTRNIAITPKASKPELEIIPKENLAKELGITKQQLFSILDTAVDGSDISKYKENGEEYDIRLKLFDEQTDSINQLLDLKISSSQGGVVPLNQIADIRYTTGPNAIEREEQERKFTIGTDTYQRSLGAVLNDIKTKIGKMDLPDGYDVNYKGDAGDMRESFQELGKAMIMAIVLVYMVMAAQFESLAHPFVIMFTVPISLIGAITALVLTGVSLSINGFIGVIMLAGIVVNNGIVLVDYINIRRGFEERRDAILNAGPIRLRPVMMTALTTILAMVPLALGIGAGAEMQQSMAIVVIGGLLLATFLTLVIVPVVYDIVEDIARAVKEIIKNFLHREEEKSA; this comes from the coding sequence ATGAAATTTTCAGATTTTTCAGTTGATCGACCAATTGCTATTACTATGTTTGTATTACTTACAATATTAATTGGAGCAGTTTCTTTTACAGAATTAGGAGTTCAGCTGTTACCTGAATTAGATCTGCCTTTTATTGTAGTACAGACTCAATATAATGGTGCTACACCAGAAGAAATAGAAGATTCAATAACAGAGCCGTTAGAGGAAAATGTTGCTACTGTAGAAGGGTTAGATACGATTAGTTCGACTAGTAAAGAAAATACATCAACGATTATACTAGAATTTGATTGGGATATAAATGTGGATAATGCTAAATCCGATGTTCGGGACAAGATTGATATGGTAAAAGATGCTCTACCTGATGGGGCAGATGAACCAGTAATTATGCAGTTTGATCCTGCTAATCAGGCAATAGTTAAAGTAGCTTTATCTGGAACAAATTTGACTTACTTAAAAGATTTAGTAGAAGATAAATTTGAATCCCAGCTAGAAACAATTTCTGGTGTTGCTTCTGTAAGTATCAAAGGGGGATTAGATCGCGAAATTCAAATTAGAGTAGATCAAGAGAAGTTAAATGGTTATGGATTAACTCTTGATGATATATCTTCAGGAATTAAAAGTTCTAATCTAGATATGAGTGTAGGAGAAGTAAATGACGGCGTTAAAGAATTGACTTTGAAAGGGCAAGGTGAATTTAATAGCGTTGAAGAGATTAGGAATGTTCAATTACTTACTGCTAATGGCAGAAAGATTAATTTATCTGATGTGGCAGTAGTAAAAGACACTCATGATGAAATAGAACATTATAGTTACTTAAACAGAAAACGAAGTATTACTCTAGGAATCAAAAAACAGAATGATGCTAATACAGTTGAAGTAGCTAATGCAGTAAACAAGCGTATTGAAGAATTAAAACAAAAAGTGCCTCAAAATATTGAAGTAAAAGTTATCTCTGATTCTTCGGAATTTATTAAGGATTCAATTTCTAGCGTACAGCAAAATTTCATGGTAGGTGGAGTTTTGGCAGTTATAATTTTATTCTTGTTTTTAAGAAATGTTAGAACAACAGTGGTTATTTCAACTGCAATTCCGATTTCTGTAATTGCTACATTAGGTATGATGTATTTTGGAGATTTAAGTTTAAATAACTTAACTTTAGGTGGATTGAGCTTAGGAATTGGAATGTTATTAGATAATTCGGTAGTAGTTTTAGAAAATATTTATCGCCATCTTCATGAAGGTTTAGGACGTATTAAAGCTGCTAAAAAAGGAGCTTCGGAAGTAGGTATGGCCATTTTTGCTTCTACAATGACAACAGTAATTGTGTTTTTACCGATGGTTTTTGTTGACGGCATAGCTGGTGTTATTTTTACTCCGATGTCTAAGACTGTTGCCTTTTCTTTATTAGCATCTTTATTAGTAGCATTAACTTTTATTCCAATGTTATCTTCTAAATTGCTGCAAGTAGATATAGAAGAAAAGAAGGAAGAAACTAAACAGGACGTAATAACGGAAAAATATAAGAGTGTTTTACGTTGGTGTTTGAAATATCGTTATTTAGTAGCTGGTTCTCTGATTGTGCTTTTGGTTTTATTTGCTTTTGGATTAACAAAAGGATTTATTCCATTACAGACTGAATTTATGCCTAAATCTGACCGAGGAAAAGTTAATGTTTATTTTGAATTGCCGCAGGGGACTAGATTAGAAAAAACAAATCAATTTTTGATTAAAGCTAAAGATACTATTGATGGAATTCCAGAAATTAATGATATATCTAGTGAAGTTGGCTCCAATAGTAATAGTTACGAAGGAGAAATTGAAGTTGACTTGATAGATTTAGATAAGCGAGAACGAGGAGTTACTAAAGTAGCAGAAATAATCAGAACTAAGTTGAATAATTTAGCAGGAGCTAAAATTAATGTCGTCCCTCAAACTTCGATGATGGGCCAACAAGGTAAAGGTGGTAGTGCAATTAGTATTAATGTGCAGGGTCCTGAATTGGATACTCTATTGAAGTTAGCTAAAGAAATTGAAACTAAAGTACAAAATATTGAAGGAACAAGAAATATAGCTATTACTCCAAAAGCTAGTAAACCTGAATTGGAGATTATTCCTAAAGAAAATTTAGCTAAAGAATTGGGAATTACAAAGCAGCAATTGTTTTCCATTTTAGATACTGCGGTTGATGGATCAGATATTAGCAAATATAAAGAAAATGGGGAAGAATATGATATTAGACTAAAATTATTTGATGAACAGACTGATTCTATTAATCAATTATTAGATCTTAAGATCAGTTCTTCTCAGGGAGGAGTAGTTCCTTTAAATCAAATAGCTGATATTAGATATACTACAGGACCAAATGCTATTGAGCGGGAAGAACAAGAACGGAAGTTTACGATTGGTACTGATACTTACCAACGGAGTTTGGGAGCTGTATTGAATGATATCAAGACTAAAATAGGAAAGATGGATTTACCAGATGGATATGATGTTAATTATAAAGGTGATGCAGGAGATATGCGAGAATCATTCCAGGAACTAGGGAAGGCTATGATAATGGCAATTGTATTAGTTTATATGGTTATGGCTGCTCAGTTTGAATCATTAGCTCATCCGTTTGTAATTATGTTTACAGTACCTATTTCCTTAATAGGAGCAATTACAGCTTTAGTACTTACTGGTGTTTCATTAAGCATAAATGGATTTATAGGAGTTATCATGTTAGCGGGAATTGTTGTTAATAATGGGATTGTATTAGTTGACTACATTAATATTCGGCGAGGATTTGAAGAACGGAGAGATGCGATTTTAAATGCTGGGCCAATTCGATTACGGCCAGTAATGATGACAGCTTTAACTACAATATTAGCAATGGTTCCCTTAGCTTTAGGAATTGGAGCGGGAGCTGAGATGCAACAATCAATGGCAATTGTGGTTATTGGCGGGTTATTGCTTGCAACGTTTTTAACTTTAGTAATTGTTCCTGTTGTTTATGATATAGTTGAAGATATTGCTCGGGCTGTAAAAGAAATTATAAAGAATTTTCTTCATAGAGAAGAAGAGAAAAGTGCATAA
- a CDS encoding efflux RND transporter periplasmic adaptor subunit — protein sequence MNKAYKKVIIIGLIIGLILGAVAGCGFKDEQGSKKDRGQNQSNNGIPVETISVQKGKIINYITVTGTAEAVQSAQLTPQLQKTVKKVLVESGDRVHAGEKLIQLDQEDIKAKINEARAGLETAKAGLEELLAGTRGEEINRLKAQVKQAKANYHQAERDYQRYKKLFDKDAISRQQFESAKTKYISAKNNYESLQESLKMAQKGPTKEQIKTQWTKVQQARAQLETAQLNLDKTKITAPFNGLVAEVNTEEGEMVSTQPIVTILNLNSIEIQTYVSEKNINKLDIGQQVEVNFNALDNNLKGRIKNISPALNQKEQGFPVKIKVNNNENLIKSGMYAEIKMKTDQRSGNLVILKQSLLRENGSEYIFGIENNRAVKKKVKTGLTTTTRVEVMSGIKAGEKIITKGAEQVTDGYKVRVIGGGDQ from the coding sequence ATGAATAAAGCTTATAAAAAAGTGATTATAATTGGTTTAATAATTGGATTGATATTAGGGGCTGTAGCTGGTTGTGGTTTTAAAGACGAGCAGGGAAGTAAGAAAGATCGAGGGCAGAATCAATCCAATAATGGTATTCCTGTTGAGACAATTAGTGTTCAAAAAGGAAAAATAATTAATTATATTACTGTTACTGGTACAGCAGAAGCGGTGCAATCAGCACAATTAACACCACAATTACAGAAGACTGTAAAAAAGGTATTAGTAGAATCAGGAGATCGCGTTCACGCGGGAGAAAAATTAATTCAATTAGATCAAGAAGATATTAAAGCTAAGATAAATGAAGCTAGGGCAGGATTAGAAACAGCTAAAGCAGGGTTAGAAGAATTATTGGCGGGGACTAGGGGAGAAGAAATTAACAGACTTAAGGCTCAGGTTAAACAAGCTAAAGCAAATTATCATCAGGCTGAAAGAGATTACCAGCGTTATAAAAAATTATTTGATAAAGATGCAATTTCTAGACAGCAATTTGAGAGTGCTAAAACTAAATATATCAGTGCTAAAAATAATTATGAATCGTTACAAGAATCTTTGAAAATGGCTCAAAAAGGACCAACTAAAGAACAGATTAAAACGCAGTGGACTAAGGTTCAGCAAGCACGAGCTCAGTTAGAGACTGCTCAATTAAATTTAGATAAAACTAAAATCACTGCTCCTTTTAATGGATTAGTAGCAGAAGTAAATACAGAAGAAGGAGAAATGGTGAGTACACAACCGATAGTAACAATTTTAAATCTTAATTCAATTGAAATTCAGACTTATGTTAGTGAGAAAAATATAAATAAGTTAGATATAGGTCAACAAGTAGAAGTTAATTTTAATGCTCTAGATAATAATTTAAAAGGCAGAATTAAGAATATTAGTCCAGCTTTAAACCAAAAAGAACAGGGGTTTCCAGTTAAGATTAAGGTTAATAATAATGAGAACTTAATTAAATCAGGAATGTATGCTGAAATTAAAATGAAAACTGATCAGCGCTCAGGAAATTTAGTAATTCTAAAGCAGTCGTTACTTAGAGAAAATGGAAGCGAGTATATATTTGGAATAGAAAATAATAGGGCAGTTAAGAAAAAAGTAAAGACCGGCTTGACTACTACTACAAGAGTAGAAGTTATGTCTGGTATTAAAGCAGGAGAGAAGATAATTACTAAAGGAGCCGAACAAGTTACAGATGGATATAAAGTAAGAGTAATTGGGGGAGGCGATCAATAA
- a CDS encoding TolC family protein: protein MKRKIIYITVMVLIISFSANAFASNRIDKQKAIELAIQQNSEIKKIRREIAKTKAQLEETKGAFYPTLDLGSTYTRFEEPSQLGRTKNNYSVSLDLKQPIFLGGKLRFNYQMMKNKLKISKLNLEQKKEEIIYQVLEEYYNILKAKKMLKVREQQVKQNKQYVEVAKVNKEVGIHTKTDLLQAKVSYNQAQQDQLVAENNLETAKLALKNTLNLADDSTLKITDGLKWQQKSFKLEEVYDYALNNKVVFKLLKLQKENAELDLKSQKNQNIYPDINLTAGYETNEDELTVNDGEWQTALSISYNLYNGGRDKDEINQKVEELEKVKIEENQTKDDIKLAIKNVLLDLREARDKIKLNNLNLNQAKENLKDNEFKFKEGLITSLDLLDVQTTYQQVKTQYYQAIYEYNLAIAKLNKAIGKIEKAN, encoded by the coding sequence ATGAAAAGGAAAATAATTTACATTACAGTAATGGTTCTAATAATCAGTTTTTCGGCTAATGCTTTTGCAAGTAATAGAATTGATAAGCAAAAAGCAATTGAATTAGCCATACAACAAAATTCAGAAATTAAAAAAATAAGGAGAGAAATTGCTAAAACAAAGGCTCAATTAGAAGAAACAAAAGGAGCTTTTTATCCAACTTTGGATTTAGGAAGTACATATACTAGGTTTGAAGAGCCATCTCAATTAGGTAGAACAAAAAATAATTATAGTGTTAGTTTAGATTTAAAACAGCCAATATTTTTAGGGGGAAAGTTAAGATTTAATTATCAAATGATGAAAAACAAATTAAAGATAAGTAAGTTGAACTTAGAACAAAAGAAAGAAGAGATTATCTATCAAGTTTTGGAGGAATATTATAATATATTGAAAGCTAAAAAAATGCTTAAAGTGCGAGAACAGCAAGTAAAGCAGAATAAACAGTATGTAGAAGTAGCCAAAGTCAATAAAGAAGTAGGAATTCATACTAAAACTGATTTGTTACAAGCTAAAGTTAGTTATAATCAAGCCCAACAAGATCAATTAGTAGCAGAAAATAATTTAGAAACTGCTAAGTTAGCCTTAAAAAACACTTTAAATTTAGCTGATGATTCTACCTTGAAAATCACTGATGGCTTAAAGTGGCAGCAGAAAAGTTTTAAGTTAGAAGAGGTTTATGATTATGCTTTGAATAATAAAGTCGTGTTTAAGTTATTAAAATTACAGAAAGAAAATGCTGAATTAGACTTAAAAAGCCAAAAAAATCAGAATATTTACCCAGATATTAATTTAACAGCAGGTTATGAAACAAATGAAGATGAATTGACTGTTAATGATGGAGAATGGCAAACTGCTTTGAGTATTAGTTACAACTTATATAATGGTGGTCGAGATAAAGATGAAATTAACCAAAAAGTCGAAGAGTTAGAAAAAGTAAAGATAGAAGAAAACCAAACTAAAGATGATATTAAACTAGCAATTAAGAATGTTTTATTAGATCTAAGAGAGGCAAGAGATAAAATTAAATTAAATAATTTAAATTTGAATCAGGCTAAAGAAAATTTAAAAGATAATGAATTTAAATTTAAAGAAGGGTTAATTACTAGTCTAGACTTATTAGATGTTCAAACTACTTATCAGCAAGTCAAAACTCAGTATTATCAAGCTATTTATGAGTATAATTTAGCAATAGCTAAATTAAATAAAGCAATAGGAAAAATCGAAAAAGCAAATTAA
- a CDS encoding TetR/AcrR family transcriptional regulator, which produces MNAKSKKEKLIQSAIEKFSQQGYHQTSVSEIADRAGVAKGTVYWYFDSKKELFWNIILSDVEKINNYILTKVNEGNEGAIKKLRQVIRLHLNFFKDRKDVARMIKESSVTSDSYFHKRIDSLRTEAINNISKIIKTGQENGEFITNIDSKELANFILGSINSYNPVVYELEDVEQKVDLITNIILNGIKQ; this is translated from the coding sequence ATGAACGCAAAATCAAAAAAAGAAAAGTTAATTCAATCAGCAATAGAAAAATTTTCGCAGCAAGGTTATCATCAAACCTCTGTTTCAGAAATTGCAGATAGAGCAGGGGTAGCCAAAGGGACAGTTTATTGGTATTTTGATAGTAAGAAGGAATTATTCTGGAATATTATATTATCAGACGTTGAAAAGATAAATAATTATATTTTAACTAAAGTTAATGAAGGAAATGAAGGGGCAATAAAAAAATTAAGGCAGGTTATTAGATTACATCTTAATTTTTTTAAAGATAGAAAAGATGTAGCAAGAATGATTAAAGAAAGTTCGGTTACTTCTGATAGTTATTTTCATAAAAGGATAGATAGTTTAAGAACCGAAGCAATTAATAATATATCTAAAATAATTAAGACTGGTCAAGAAAATGGCGAATTTATAACAAATATTGATAGTAAGGAATTAGCTAATTTTATATTAGGTTCAATTAATAGTTATAATCCAGTTGTTTATGAATTAGAGGATGTAGAGCAGAAAGTTGATTTAATAACCAATATTATTTTAAATGGTATTAAACAGTAA
- a CDS encoding class I SAM-dependent methyltransferase yields the protein MRKKLLKSFFKQLKHGGFKVIYWDGEEIEYGDDEPQVTIEFKENLPLEFDLSEPILSFGEGYMDGIIDFKGKLEELMRIIKLNRDNINSNDLSSKMMLKFNEFKNKALQKQQKEDIKQHYDLGNEFFSLWLDETLSYSCAYFKTPEDTLYQAQLQKIDHTLKKLNLQPDDRLLDIGSGWGWLIVKAAKQYDVEAVGITLSEEQYQATQKRIKNLGLEEQVKVKLLDYLDLPEDEEFDKIVSIGMFEHVGKENLFKYMEKVKQLLAEGGISLLHTITGLTEEPVNKWVDKYIFPNGYIPALQEIISLLSEYNLHFLHAENLRQHYAMTLDCWHDNFCYHLDKIEDMFDQRFIRMWDLYLRGAAANFRIGNLNIHQLLFSKDEANCLPLTFDYMYN from the coding sequence ATGAGAAAGAAGCTACTTAAATCCTTTTTTAAGCAGTTAAAACATGGTGGGTTTAAAGTGATTTATTGGGACGGAGAAGAAATAGAGTATGGTGATGATGAACCTCAAGTTACGATTGAATTTAAAGAAAATTTGCCGTTAGAATTTGATCTTTCTGAACCAATTCTTTCTTTTGGAGAAGGCTATATGGATGGGATTATTGATTTCAAAGGAAAATTAGAAGAATTAATGCGAATTATCAAATTAAATAGGGATAATATTAATTCAAATGATTTAAGTAGTAAAATGATGTTAAAGTTTAATGAATTTAAAAATAAAGCACTTCAAAAACAGCAAAAAGAAGATATTAAGCAGCATTATGATTTGGGAAATGAATTTTTCAGTCTATGGCTTGATGAAACATTGAGTTATTCCTGTGCTTATTTTAAGACTCCAGAAGATACATTATATCAGGCCCAATTACAGAAAATAGATCATACTTTAAAGAAACTTAATTTACAACCGGATGATCGTTTGCTTGATATCGGCAGTGGTTGGGGATGGTTAATCGTTAAAGCAGCAAAACAGTATGATGTAGAGGCAGTAGGTATTACTTTAAGTGAGGAACAATATCAGGCTACTCAAAAGAGAATTAAAAATTTAGGATTAGAAGAACAGGTCAAAGTTAAATTATTAGATTATCTGGATTTGCCGGAGGATGAAGAGTTTGATAAGATAGTCAGCATAGGTATGTTTGAGCATGTAGGTAAGGAAAATTTATTTAAATATATGGAAAAGGTTAAGCAGTTGCTAGCAGAAGGTGGAATATCCTTGCTACATACTATCACAGGATTAACTGAGGAGCCAGTAAATAAGTGGGTTGATAAATATATATTCCCTAATGGATATATTCCTGCTTTGCAGGAGATAATCTCATTACTTTCTGAATATAATCTGCATTTTTTGCATGCGGAAAATTTAAGGCAGCATTATGCTATGACTTTAGATTGTTGGCATGATAACTTTTGTTATCATTTGGATAAGATTGAAGATATGTTTGACCAGCGTTTTATTAGAATGTGGGATCTTTATTTACGCGGAGCAGCAGCTAATTTTCGAATCGGAAATTTAAATATACATCAATTATTATTTTCTAAGGATGAAGCTAATTGTTTACCATTGACTTTTGATTATATGTATAATTAA
- the pcrA gene encoding DNA helicase PcrA translates to MDILQDLNPQQQEAAKHKEGPLLVLAGAGSGKTMVLTHRIAYLIGKFDVDPYNILAVTFTNKAAEEMRERIEKLIAKDSDSIWMSTFHSIAVRLLRREINKLGYDRNFTIYDTTDQKALIKDIIKNELNLDTKQFKPRSVLNQISNAKNELIDVDDFQQGVGSYFERVVGEIYELYQNQLKENNALDFDDLIMKTVELFEEYELVLEYYQNRFRYILVDEYQDVNHAQYKLVNLLADSHKNICVVGDDDQGIYGFRGADISNILNFEKDYPETKVVKLEQNYRSTGKILDAAYGVVRNNRGRKPKKLWTKNDDGAPLQLYKARDEKEEAKYITKKIKKLKEKEEDLDYEDFAVLYRTNAQTRVLEDVFRKQGIPYRMIGGLKFYDRKEIKDILAYLRVLYNPNDDISLQRIINVPKRGIGATTVGRLNKFAAQHNISFYQAVQRVDEIDSINSRCSGKVRKFSEMMSYFRQRADEINALELTEELLDEIGYLKKLREKDTTKARSRIENIKELLTDIEEYIEQEGDITLGGYLEEVALITDIDNMEDEASSVVMMTLHSAKGLEFPVVFLSGMEEGLFPHSRSLDDKETIEEERRLCYVGMTRAEKKLYLTHALSRKVYGQRSYNPVSRFIEEIPPRLFNTDEGNKENTESVQSSQNISQQEYTVGDKVKHPEWGIGRIVNTQKSAQDLQVSIAFPEQGIKKLLVDYAPLEKVN, encoded by the coding sequence ATGGATATTTTACAAGATTTAAACCCTCAGCAGCAAGAAGCTGCTAAACATAAAGAGGGGCCATTATTGGTTTTAGCTGGGGCAGGTAGTGGTAAGACTATGGTTTTAACACATCGTATAGCATACTTGATTGGTAAATTTGATGTTGATCCTTATAATATTTTAGCAGTTACATTTACTAATAAGGCTGCTGAAGAAATGAGGGAACGAATAGAAAAGTTAATAGCTAAGGATAGCGATAGTATTTGGATGAGTACTTTTCATTCTATTGCTGTTCGTCTTTTAAGGCGGGAAATTAATAAATTAGGTTATGATAGAAACTTTACTATTTATGATACTACTGATCAAAAGGCGTTAATTAAAGACATAATCAAAAATGAGTTAAACTTAGATACAAAACAGTTTAAGCCGCGGTCAGTTTTGAATCAAATTAGTAATGCTAAGAATGAATTAATAGATGTAGATGATTTTCAGCAAGGAGTAGGCAGTTATTTTGAAAGAGTAGTGGGAGAAATCTATGAATTATATCAGAATCAGCTTAAAGAAAATAATGCTCTAGATTTTGACGATTTAATTATGAAGACGGTCGAACTGTTTGAAGAATATGAGTTAGTTTTGGAGTATTATCAGAATCGATTTAGATATATACTAGTTGATGAGTATCAAGATGTTAATCATGCTCAATATAAATTAGTGAATTTATTAGCTGATAGTCATAAGAACATTTGTGTAGTAGGTGATGATGATCAGGGGATTTATGGTTTTCGCGGGGCCGATATCAGTAATATTTTAAATTTTGAGAAGGATTATCCAGAGACTAAAGTTGTTAAATTGGAACAGAATTATCGTTCTACAGGAAAAATATTGGATGCAGCTTATGGAGTAGTACGTAATAATCGAGGCCGCAAACCCAAAAAGTTATGGACTAAAAATGATGATGGAGCTCCTCTACAGCTATATAAGGCACGTGATGAAAAGGAAGAAGCTAAATATATTACTAAAAAAATTAAGAAGCTTAAGGAAAAAGAAGAAGATTTGGATTATGAAGACTTTGCTGTATTATATCGAACTAATGCCCAAACAAGGGTGTTAGAGGATGTGTTTAGAAAGCAGGGAATTCCTTATCGTATGATCGGAGGACTTAAGTTTTATGATCGTAAAGAAATCAAAGATATTTTAGCTTATTTAAGAGTTCTTTATAATCCTAATGATGATATTAGTTTACAGCGAATTATTAATGTTCCTAAACGAGGAATTGGAGCTACAACAGTTGGTCGGTTAAATAAATTTGCTGCTCAACATAATATTAGTTTTTATCAAGCGGTTCAGCGAGTTGATGAAATAGATTCTATTAATAGTCGTTGTAGTGGAAAAGTGAGAAAATTTAGTGAGATGATGTCTTACTTTAGGCAAAGAGCTGATGAAATTAATGCCTTAGAATTGACTGAAGAATTGTTGGATGAAATTGGGTATTTAAAAAAGTTACGAGAAAAGGATACTACTAAAGCACGCAGTAGAATAGAGAATATAAAAGAGTTATTAACAGATATTGAAGAGTATATTGAACAAGAAGGAGATATTACTCTTGGTGGTTATTTAGAAGAAGTAGCTTTAATTACTGATATAGATAATATGGAGGATGAGGCTTCATCAGTAGTGATGATGACATTACACAGTGCTAAAGGTTTAGAATTTCCAGTAGTCTTTTTAAGTGGAATGGAAGAAGGATTGTTTCCTCATTCTCGTTCTTTAGATGATAAAGAAACTATTGAGGAAGAACGCAGGCTTTGTTATGTAGGAATGACAAGGGCAGAAAAAAAGCTTTATTTAACCCATGCTCTATCACGGAAAGTTTATGGACAGCGTTCTTATAATCCGGTATCTCGATTTATAGAAGAGATTCCCCCGAGATTGTTTAATACTGACGAGGGTAATAAGGAGAATACAGAATCAGTTCAGAGTTCCCAGAATATATCCCAACAGGAGTATACTGTTGGTGATAAGGTTAAACATCCTGAGTGGGGAATTGGCAGAATTGTTAATACTCAAAAAAGCGCTCAGGATTTGCAAGTATCTATTGCTTTTCCTGAACAGGGGATTAAGAAGTTATTAGTGGATTATGCTCCTTTAGAGAAAGTAAATTAA
- a CDS encoding peroxiredoxin family protein — translation MKKALLLLFIIALISGVSTSLILTPKLFTHSQQKTEIPDIELKNTADNTVNLKKEINQKTILLFWLPKSNICQQQLKILQQLKNKYRKNIHIYGITIGNIQSTKLTKVKEKYNLNFPLLIDKRAELTEKLMINSIPTLIFINKQGVITERHTGLLNLSNLKENLDNITTVNN, via the coding sequence ATGAAAAAAGCTCTCTTACTCTTATTTATTATAGCTCTTATTAGTGGCGTAAGTACTAGCTTAATCTTAACCCCTAAACTCTTTACTCATTCACAACAAAAAACTGAAATTCCTGATATAGAACTAAAAAATACTGCTGACAATACAGTTAATCTTAAAAAAGAAATAAATCAAAAAACTATTTTGTTATTTTGGTTACCAAAATCAAACATCTGCCAACAACAACTTAAGATACTACAGCAACTTAAAAATAAATATAGAAAAAATATCCATATCTACGGTATTACTATCGGTAATATTCAGTCAACCAAACTCACAAAAGTAAAAGAAAAATATAATCTAAATTTTCCCTTACTTATCGATAAAAGAGCAGAATTAACAGAAAAATTAATGATTAATTCAATTCCTACTTTAATCTTTATTAATAAACAAGGAGTTATTACTGAACGACATACAGGACTATTAAATCTCTCTAATTTAAAAGAAAACCTAGATAATATAACAACAGTAAATAACTAA